The Saccharobesus litoralis genome window below encodes:
- a CDS encoding LamG-like jellyroll fold domain-containing protein: MKTTKLALAISSLIALASCGTGDGNTPTTTTAPEITKEASTPSEVSTVDFASVADIGVHDPSVVKDGDTYYIFGSHLAAAKSTDLISWDYISTLSANHLVDESSLFNTYSSEFAEGIAWTDGFTGNWAANVIKAPNGKYWFYYNHCAQDNPDTPDVVDEVCWNRSYLGLAEADNIEGPYVDKGVFLRSGYRSEQQKVLDGNGDPIAIVDADGNPVLDGDGQPTYEMQTVFPEFADYPLDNGQTTWHGHVDPNAIDPTAFYDKDDNLWMVYGSYSGGIFVLALDETTGKPESGQGYGTHLVGGDFRAMEGAFVFYSPEADYYYLMWSVAGFDVNGGYNMRVARSKNPQGPYYDPAGVDVSTVTGTLEVGAKLMGGFEYTQELGDEFAAWGYQAPGHNSAMYDEASGKHLLVTHTRFPQTSTPYDHPEAHAVRTHEMFITRDGWLVASPQRYVPTTGDNVVAKDDIYGYYKFINQGIGVNNFAIRSTHIALNTDHTVTGSDPGAWYLLDPENIKLELASGTYVGVVKWQFDGVRNKMVPVISAIANDGATVFASHVNPITATATTLSEVQTALVLPAELTVSDLDFTLPVLGKDGTQINWQSSDEYYIGSDGSVFIPTPDRGNKTINLTATLTLNGQSVTKDFEILLQARPAFKNAVAHYRFEDNLNDSVDSSKMATGTGDRPFNTGTVGYADGKAGRALSLDGTNGIRFPNNLLNSYQYTVSYWMKPNEINNFTPSFFAAENDTYNRWINLLPANWDGQVHFWSHNIVPEDNIDAWYDGATGRTLTPMEWVHVAFAVDNGEVDVYLNGEQVSSLSGLPDYFSNITDEGVMAFGVNAWDKPFIGEVDEVLVYDYALTALDINAAAINNLTDPAQFSAFVKDGLILPNTDAVRDSFELPRVGPFVSGISWTSDNEAVIKVVNGMAEVTQPGPTSADATVTLTATINFQGSIDTKTFEVTVKSKAPAEFSFDGDLMSANNLYGEGQPTDGFIDALGGSVEYVDGVIGQALKLDGTNGVRLPDNLIGTYQYSVSFWIRPDAFTGFSTSFFGAANTSSWVSFVPAWGDGNVTRLWSGTAWYDADPASGQIPAQEWSHITFTVDNGAVTLYINGQVEFSGENYPNVFGAGQTTYFGLGVNHWDTPFNGAIDELKIYSDPIGADLVQALYAAGSAQ; this comes from the coding sequence ATGAAGACAACAAAACTAGCGCTGGCTATATCAAGTTTGATTGCGTTAGCAAGCTGCGGTACGGGTGATGGCAACACACCTACCACCACCACAGCGCCTGAAATTACAAAAGAAGCCTCAACTCCAAGTGAAGTTAGCACCGTTGACTTTGCTAGCGTCGCCGATATTGGCGTTCATGATCCATCAGTCGTTAAAGATGGCGACACTTATTATATTTTCGGTTCACATTTAGCCGCGGCTAAATCAACCGATCTCATCAGCTGGGATTATATCTCTACGCTAAGTGCTAACCATTTAGTTGATGAAAGTAGCTTGTTTAATACCTATAGCAGTGAATTTGCAGAGGGTATTGCATGGACTGACGGCTTTACTGGTAACTGGGCTGCTAACGTTATTAAAGCGCCAAATGGTAAATATTGGTTTTATTACAACCATTGTGCGCAAGACAATCCAGATACGCCAGATGTAGTGGACGAAGTGTGTTGGAATCGCTCGTACTTAGGTTTAGCTGAAGCTGATAACATTGAAGGCCCTTATGTCGATAAAGGTGTGTTTTTACGTTCTGGTTATCGCAGTGAACAACAAAAAGTATTAGATGGTAACGGCGATCCAATTGCCATTGTTGATGCTGATGGTAACCCTGTGTTGGACGGCGACGGCCAACCGACTTATGAAATGCAAACGGTTTTCCCTGAATTTGCTGATTACCCATTAGATAACGGTCAAACTACTTGGCATGGTCATGTTGATCCTAATGCGATTGACCCTACGGCGTTTTATGATAAAGACGACAACTTATGGATGGTTTACGGTTCATACTCGGGCGGTATTTTTGTATTAGCCTTAGATGAAACCACAGGTAAGCCAGAGTCGGGACAAGGCTATGGTACTCACCTTGTTGGTGGCGATTTCCGTGCAATGGAAGGTGCTTTTGTTTTTTATAGCCCTGAAGCCGATTATTATTACCTAATGTGGTCAGTCGCCGGATTTGATGTTAACGGCGGCTACAACATGCGTGTCGCGCGTTCTAAAAATCCACAAGGGCCATACTATGATCCAGCAGGCGTTGATGTATCAACCGTAACTGGCACCTTAGAAGTGGGCGCAAAATTAATGGGCGGCTTTGAATATACTCAAGAATTAGGTGACGAGTTTGCCGCTTGGGGTTATCAAGCACCTGGCCATAACTCAGCAATGTATGACGAAGCTAGCGGCAAACATTTACTGGTTACCCATACGCGCTTCCCGCAAACTTCAACACCTTATGATCACCCTGAAGCGCATGCAGTGCGTACGCACGAAATGTTTATTACGCGTGACGGTTGGTTAGTGGCATCACCACAACGCTATGTGCCAACCACAGGTGACAATGTTGTGGCCAAGGATGATATTTATGGTTACTACAAATTTATTAACCAAGGTATCGGAGTTAACAATTTCGCAATACGCTCAACTCATATTGCGCTTAATACTGACCATACGGTAACCGGCAGCGATCCTGGGGCTTGGTATTTATTAGATCCAGAAAACATCAAACTAGAATTAGCTTCTGGCACCTATGTCGGTGTGGTTAAGTGGCAGTTTGATGGCGTGCGTAACAAAATGGTGCCTGTGATCAGTGCGATTGCTAACGACGGTGCAACAGTATTTGCAAGTCATGTTAACCCAATTACTGCAACGGCGACGACGTTGAGTGAAGTGCAAACAGCTCTGGTTTTACCTGCAGAACTGACAGTGTCTGATCTTGATTTTACATTGCCGGTGTTAGGTAAAGATGGTACGCAAATCAATTGGCAAAGCAGTGATGAATATTATATTGGCTCAGATGGTTCAGTATTTATTCCAACCCCCGATCGTGGTAACAAAACCATTAATTTAACGGCGACCTTGACGTTAAATGGCCAAAGTGTAACTAAAGATTTTGAGATCTTATTACAAGCTCGTCCTGCATTTAAAAATGCGGTAGCTCATTATCGTTTTGAAGATAACCTTAACGACAGTGTTGATAGCAGTAAAATGGCAACAGGCACTGGTGATCGTCCGTTTAATACCGGAACTGTTGGCTATGCTGATGGTAAAGCCGGTCGCGCCTTGTCGTTAGATGGTACAAATGGCATACGCTTCCCTAACAATTTGCTTAATAGTTACCAATATACGGTTTCATATTGGATGAAACCCAATGAGATCAATAACTTTACACCTTCATTCTTTGCGGCTGAAAACGATACCTATAATCGTTGGATTAATTTGTTGCCAGCAAACTGGGACGGACAAGTTCATTTTTGGAGCCACAATATTGTTCCTGAAGACAACATCGATGCTTGGTATGACGGCGCAACGGGTCGTACATTAACGCCAATGGAATGGGTACATGTTGCCTTTGCTGTGGATAATGGTGAAGTTGATGTGTACTTAAATGGTGAACAAGTTTCGAGTTTATCTGGATTACCAGATTATTTCTCTAACATCACTGATGAAGGCGTAATGGCATTTGGTGTTAACGCGTGGGATAAACCATTTATCGGGGAAGTGGATGAAGTATTGGTCTACGACTACGCCCTAACCGCATTAGATATTAACGCGGCGGCCATTAACAATTTGACCGATCCGGCGCAATTCTCAGCATTTGTTAAAGATGGCTTAATTTTACCAAACACAGATGCGGTAAGAGATAGCTTTGAACTACCACGTGTTGGTCCATTTGTGTCAGGCATTAGCTGGACATCCGATAACGAAGCTGTGATTAAAGTGGTTAATGGTATGGCTGAGGTCACTCAACCTGGCCCAACATCAGCAGATGCAACAGTGACTTTAACGGCAACTATCAACTTCCAAGGTAGTATTGATACAAAAACGTTTGAAGTGACAGTGAAATCAAAAGCACCGGCTGAATTTAGTTTTGATGGTGACTTAATGTCTGCCAACAACTTGTATGGCGAAGGCCAACCGACAGATGGCTTTATTGATGCATTAGGTGGCTCAGTTGAATATGTTGATGGTGTGATAGGGCAAGCGCTTAAATTAGATGGCACTAATGGTGTTCGTTTACCGGATAACCTAATCGGTACTTATCAATATTCTGTGTCTTTCTGGATCCGTCCGGATGCCTTCACTGGCTTTAGTACTTCATTCTTTGGTGCGGCTAATACGTCAAGTTGGGTCAGCTTTGTACCAGCATGGGGTGATGGCAATGTAACGCGCTTATGGTCTGGTACCGCTTGGTACGATGCGGATCCGGCTAGTGGCCAAATTCCAGCACAAGAATGGTCGCATATCACCTTTACGGTTGATAACGGAGCGGTCACGCTATACATCAATGGTCAAGTTGAGTTTAGCGGCGAAAACTATCCAAATGTATTTGGTGCAGGCCAAACAACCTACTTTGGTTTAGGTGTTAACCACTGGGATACACCGTTCAACGGTGCAATTGATGAACTTAAAATCTATAGCGATCCAATTGGCGCAGATTTAGTTCAAGCGTTATATGCCGCCGGTAGTGCGCAATAA